One uncultured Flavobacterium sp. genomic window carries:
- a CDS encoding ankyrin repeat domain-containing protein, whose protein sequence is MDYFRKSILLIISCIGLVVSCKKEKVEPVIPKKAFVYALKNIVDAIKEGDLQKVKQYIDKGGDPNSRCQGYTRGGREEGQENISDKDWTILMYAVFHNKLDIAKFLLTKKADINAVNAVGHSALFLACAHNNEEMALLLIENGANVNIGKDDSGTSALQWALAYDLNDVSLKLINKGADLNTFSTETGRSVLMDAFFSDSIKPVVAHRIIDLGGNVRFVDSKNKETPLMWACRKNDTTSVKKMIKKGANVNLESDRGYTALEFAAGNAVQDAGLLRYLVSKGAKINSENVPLVDAVYSGSLEKVKFLVENGADVNKRKAMNGISPLFEAGFNTHYNIAVYLINNGADVNIENFDGESVLYHSLTSFKGSYEIVKLLIDKGANVNFINNDKSTALMKAAEYNLPDIVQLLIEKGANKEGVNVYGKTAKMYAEESATRTGDDKILTFFE, encoded by the coding sequence ATGGATTATTTTAGGAAAAGTATATTATTGATAATTTCATGTATTGGTCTTGTAGTATCATGTAAAAAAGAAAAAGTAGAACCGGTTATTCCCAAAAAAGCATTTGTTTATGCGCTTAAAAATATTGTTGATGCGATTAAAGAAGGTGATTTACAAAAAGTAAAGCAATACATTGATAAAGGAGGTGATCCTAACAGCAGGTGTCAAGGTTATACAAGAGGCGGTAGAGAAGAAGGACAAGAAAATATATCAGATAAAGACTGGACTATTTTAATGTATGCTGTTTTTCATAATAAGCTCGATATTGCTAAATTTCTTTTAACAAAAAAGGCAGATATAAATGCAGTAAACGCAGTTGGACACAGTGCTTTATTTTTGGCCTGTGCTCATAACAATGAAGAAATGGCTTTGCTGCTGATAGAAAATGGAGCAAATGTAAATATTGGAAAAGATGATTCCGGAACGAGCGCATTGCAGTGGGCATTGGCTTATGATTTGAACGATGTGTCTTTAAAATTAATTAATAAGGGAGCCGATTTAAATACTTTTTCAACAGAGACAGGAAGGTCGGTTTTAATGGATGCATTTTTTTCTGATAGTATAAAACCTGTCGTTGCTCATAGAATTATTGATCTGGGAGGGAATGTTCGTTTTGTAGATTCTAAAAACAAGGAAACCCCTTTAATGTGGGCCTGTAGAAAAAATGATACAACCTCAGTAAAAAAGATGATTAAAAAGGGAGCCAATGTAAACCTTGAATCAGATAGAGGTTATACAGCTTTAGAGTTTGCAGCTGGAAATGCTGTTCAAGATGCAGGATTACTTCGTTATTTAGTAAGTAAAGGAGCAAAGATTAATAGTGAAAATGTTCCTTTGGTGGATGCAGTATATAGTGGAAGTCTTGAAAAAGTAAAGTTTTTGGTCGAAAATGGTGCAGATGTTAATAAACGAAAAGCGATGAATGGAATTTCGCCATTGTTTGAAGCTGGATTTAATACCCATTATAACATTGCAGTATATCTAATCAATAATGGTGCTGATGTTAATATAGAAAATTTTGATGGTGAAAGCGTTCTTTATCATTCATTAACAAGTTTCAAAGGAAGTTATGAAATAGTGAAACTGCTAATTGATAAAGGAGCGAATGTGAATTTTATAAATAATGATAAAAGTACTGCTCTGATGAAAGCTGCTGAATATAATTTGCCGGATATTGTGCAGCTTTTAATAGAAAAAGGAGCAAATAAAGAAGGTGTGAATGTTTACGGAAAAACAGCAAAAATGTATGCAGAAGAATCAGCAACCAGAACTGGGGATGATAAAATATTGACCTTTTTTGAATAA
- a CDS encoding OsmC family protein: MKVTLNRVNDAFHFKLKNERGHIVDVDSRAEFGGSDLGASPMELVLMGVAGCSAIDMISILKKQRQEITSFNAEVEGERVQVGEAKPFKEINVIFHLEGDINPEKAKKAAQLSFEKYCSVSKTIEPTATIKYKVVLNNEAL, translated from the coding sequence ATGAAAGTAACTTTAAACAGAGTAAACGACGCGTTTCATTTTAAACTCAAAAATGAAAGAGGTCATATAGTTGACGTTGATAGCAGAGCCGAATTTGGCGGAAGCGATTTAGGTGCAAGTCCAATGGAATTAGTATTGATGGGAGTTGCGGGATGCAGTGCCATTGATATGATTTCGATTTTAAAGAAACAACGTCAGGAAATAACATCTTTTAATGCTGAGGTCGAAGGAGAACGTGTACAGGTTGGAGAAGCAAAACCTTTTAAAGAAATTAATGTCATTTTTCATTTAGAAGGCGATATCAATCCTGAAAAAGCTAAAAAAGCAGCACAGCTTTCTTTCGAGAAATACTGTTCAGTTTCTAAAACAATTGAGCCAACAGCTACAATAAAATATAAAGTTGTATTGAACAACGAAGCATTATAG
- a CDS encoding aminotransferase class I/II-fold pyridoxal phosphate-dependent enzyme: MNTEEFGFETQAIRTQLERTQYLEHSVPLYLSSSFVFEDAEDMRASFTEEKERNIYSRFSNPNTTEFVDKICKMEGAEAGYAFATGMAAVYSTFAALLNAGDHIVSASSVFGSTHALFMTYFPKWNIETSYFDINKPETIESFIKPNTKILYAESPTNPGVDVIDLQLLGDIAKKHNLILIIDNCFATPYLQQPIKFGAHLVVHSATKLIDGQGRVLGGVTVGSEDLIRQIYLFSRNTGPALSPFNAWVLSKSLETLAIRVEKHCENALKVAEFLEAHPNVNSVKYPFLKSHPQYEIAKKQMKLGGNIIAFEIKGGIEAGRKFLNAIKLCSLSANIGDTRSIVTHPASTTHSKLSEEDQLAVGITQGLVRVSVGLETVADVIADLKQALD; the protein is encoded by the coding sequence ATGAATACAGAAGAATTTGGTTTTGAAACTCAAGCCATAAGAACACAATTAGAAAGAACTCAGTATCTAGAGCATTCGGTGCCATTATACTTATCGTCAAGCTTTGTATTTGAAGATGCCGAAGATATGAGAGCTTCTTTTACAGAAGAAAAAGAAAGAAATATATATAGCCGTTTTAGCAACCCGAATACAACAGAATTTGTTGATAAGATTTGCAAAATGGAAGGTGCTGAAGCTGGTTATGCTTTTGCAACCGGAATGGCAGCCGTTTATTCTACTTTTGCAGCTTTGTTAAATGCTGGAGATCATATTGTGTCGGCGAGCAGTGTTTTTGGTTCGACGCATGCTTTGTTTATGACTTATTTTCCAAAATGGAATATCGAAACTTCGTATTTCGATATCAATAAGCCGGAAACAATTGAGAGTTTTATTAAGCCTAATACAAAAATATTATACGCGGAATCTCCAACAAATCCGGGTGTAGATGTAATTGATTTGCAATTATTGGGAGATATTGCTAAAAAACACAATCTGATTTTAATTATCGACAACTGTTTTGCAACACCATATCTTCAGCAGCCAATTAAATTTGGAGCGCATTTAGTTGTTCATTCAGCTACAAAATTAATCGACGGTCAAGGTCGTGTTTTAGGCGGAGTTACTGTTGGAAGCGAAGATTTGATCAGACAAATTTATTTATTCTCAAGAAATACAGGTCCGGCTTTATCACCGTTTAATGCTTGGGTTTTATCTAAAAGTTTAGAAACGTTGGCAATTCGCGTAGAAAAACACTGCGAAAATGCTCTGAAAGTAGCTGAGTTTTTAGAAGCGCATCCAAATGTGAATAGCGTAAAATATCCGTTTTTAAAATCGCATCCACAATATGAAATTGCTAAAAAGCAAATGAAATTGGGAGGAAATATTATTGCTTTTGAAATTAAAGGCGGAATCGAAGCGGGAAGAAAATTCCTGAACGCAATAAAACTTTGTTCACTATCTGCTAACATTGGAGACACAAGATCAATTGTAACACATCCTGCATCAACCACACATAGTAAATTGTCTGAAGAAGATCAATTGGCAGTGGGAATCACGCAAGGTTTAGTGCGCGTTTCTGTAGGTTTAGAAACGGTAGCAGATGTAATTGCCGATCTGAAGCAAGCGCTTGATTAA
- a CDS encoding RDD family protein, with the protein MSNSTYTLDEKLLVTGGQRFLNYLLDNIFILALIFLLGVFLALFGSLLGLTGLLSWLDNISDLEGRVLFVVVTIFYYSIMEGLFGRSLAKFITGTIVVDENGIKPSFGAIFKRSLCRIIPFDGLSFLGSSGRGWHDSMSDTYVVNKKALEEEVKIFKEFSLIGVNDTN; encoded by the coding sequence ATGAGCAATTCTACTTACACTCTTGACGAGAAATTATTAGTTACAGGCGGACAGCGATTCCTTAATTATCTTTTAGATAACATCTTTATTTTGGCATTAATATTTCTCTTAGGCGTTTTTTTAGCTCTTTTTGGAAGTCTTTTAGGGCTTACCGGACTGTTAAGTTGGCTGGATAATATTAGCGATTTAGAAGGAAGAGTTCTTTTTGTTGTTGTCACTATATTTTATTACAGCATTATGGAAGGTTTGTTTGGGAGATCTTTAGCGAAATTTATTACAGGAACAATTGTAGTCGATGAAAACGGAATTAAACCTTCATTCGGGGCTATTTTTAAAAGAAGTTTATGTAGAATAATCCCTTTTGACGGACTTTCATTTTTAGGAAGTTCAGGAAGAGGATGGCATGATTCAATGTCAGATACCTATGTAGTTAATAAAAAAGCTTTAGAAGAAGAAGTAAAAATATTCAAAGAATTTAGTTTAATTGGTGTAAACGATACAAATTAA